The following nucleotide sequence is from Rhizobium bangladeshense.
GAAGCATGGCGATCAAAAGCACCGGCGGGAAAGCGGCTGCGGCCTGACCCCAATCGAGCGGGAGGCCAAGACCGAGAACGAGGATCTCAAGCGAGACGACACTTAACCCGTGAATGACGAGGGTCAACAGGAATACCCCGAGCATTCTTCGGTGGGTGAGAAAAGCTGCCAGCGCCTCGTTCAGCGCGTGCAGCTTTGCCGGCACAAACCGCACGAAAAATTGCCGGCGCCAGCTGAAGACCAGGGCCGATGCGATCGCTCCCGCGACGCCGAGAGCCGTGAGTTCGACGAGATAGGGGATCGGGAAGTCATGCCCGTAAAAGCCGCGCATGATGATTAGTCCGATCAGCGCAACCACCGCCAGTCCGAAAAGCGTGAGGATCCGGTCCAGAACGACGCCTAGCGTCGCTTCCGTTATCGTCAGGCCATATTTGATGGCGCCGAATATCCGGGCGGCATCGCCTGGAATGGGACTTGGAAGAGCTTGATTGTAAAAGAGGCTCTGCATGAAGAGTTTCATGGCGCCTCTCAGTTTCAGTCTTTGCCCTATCATTTCCGACAGAAGGCACCACCGCCACGCCGAAAGCAGGGCCTGCAACAGAAGCAGGAAGACGCTGAGCCAGATGGTCGTCGCCGACAGAGTCCGGACCGCAGCCCACCCTTCTGCGAAATCGACGCCAAGTGCGATCCAGATAACGAGGCCAAGCGCGACGGCCACTTTGAGGACCGGTATAGCGATTCGAAGCAAGGCGCGGAGGGACGGGGCAGTCACGATGCCCGATCCGCGTCAAAGCGGTAGAGCTTCCAGCCGAACCGATCCGTCAATATCAAAGAGGAGCGAGGCATCATGCGGGCTATGACGCTGTTGGCCATCACTATTTTGTCCTCTCCAATGCGTTCGGCGAGGAACGCGCTATCGGCATCGGGGGGAACGATGAAGTAGGCTATATGATTGTCCTTGATGAAAGCATCGATATCCGAACCCGGCGCAGGCAGCACGTAGCGCGGTAATTGCCAGCCGCCGTCGCGGCCGTCGTTATAAGCCGTGGACAATAATGTATTGGCCGTATCGAAAGGTTGAAAGACGGTTCGCAGGTCGTGATCTGCGATATAGCGGTACATCAAATATGCTTCGCGATGGCTCTCCATATATTTATCGACGCTGATCATCCCAAGCACGACGTGGAGGTCTTTCGTCCTGGCCGGGTCGATGTCGCTACCGCCCATTCGATGCCAGTGGAAAATCCAGAGCCCCCGGCCAGCAAGACTATTATCACCGGGCTGGCGACCCTGCATGCCGGCGAGGAAGCCATTTTCGCAAGTGGAGCCATCCGCGGCAGGACCTGTCGGTCAAGCCATTTATCCAGCCTTTCGCGAACCAGAGAGGCTCCGATAAAACCAGTCGAAAAGAAAAGCAAATAGGCTGGCGTTGCCCACCTGATGTGATTGAACATGACAGTGTACCATATCACGAACATCGCAAAGACGATGGCGGCGAGAAATGC
It contains:
- a CDS encoding lysylphosphatidylglycerol synthase transmembrane domain-containing protein, producing the protein MTAPSLRALLRIAIPVLKVAVALGLVIWIALGVDFAEGWAAVRTLSATTIWLSVFLLLLQALLSAWRWCLLSEMIGQRLKLRGAMKLFMQSLFYNQALPSPIPGDAARIFGAIKYGLTITEATLGVVLDRILTLFGLAVVALIGLIIMRGFYGHDFPIPYLVELTALGVAGAIASALVFSWRRQFFVRFVPAKLHALNEALAAFLTHRRMLGVFLLTLVIHGLSVVSLEILVLGLGLPLDWGQAAAAFPPVLLIAMLPISVGGWGLREGGMILSLAVFGIGTTDAATLSVVFGLLQLVIGLAGGVFVLSRPHSGKIKAL